In a single window of the Antennarius striatus isolate MH-2024 chromosome 3, ASM4005453v1, whole genome shotgun sequence genome:
- the ppef2a gene encoding serine/threonine-protein phosphatase with EF-hands 2 — MRRRYTWHIFQSIEYSGEQAQIKLYNFLGYLMDNFTPSSSERNLISHIFRENEVCRDVEWERYFCYKNIEVPDIYSGPHLTFPLTAEQAVGLVEAFRNKKQLHSRYVLQLLLETWKQLRMLPNINRISTCHSKEITICGDLHGQLEDLLLIFYKSGMPSLEKPYLFNGDFVDRGKDSIEILIILFAFLLVYPSDIYLNRGNHEDHIVNLRYGFTKEVLTKYKMHGKRILRLLQKIFSWLPLATVIDQKVLVLHGGISDVTDLAVLARLDRHNYVSALRPPKKRHQSSSGLSIDSDMDDDVLSNNKIFQRRASLTFPKAFGTRDSFQNRSLQDFSERIKTNVGEEIKRKQSIFIFDTAEKDTCPSASCESVNSDNSKDEWKQILDLLWSDPMIQDGCIPNEVRGGGCYWGPDVTEDFLNKHNLQLIIRSHECKQDGYEFCHNRKVLTLFSASNYYDVGSNRGAYVKLGPDLVPYLIQYQASSMTRELSMRQSVGRTERSALKVLREQLFAHKSDLVCAFKKYDSENTGLVSMSDWASAVESVMHLGLPWRMLCSQLVASKTSDGLIDYQEWFNELAIKGHNMDHIDQSLLETLYRHRSTLETIFRIVDTDNSGFITIEDFRQTWKLLSVYLKMAITDEAISDLAITIDSNKDGSIDIDEFMEAFRLTDKKSRLERGRSMFMGTATDLTKLEGDPNI; from the exons ATGAGAAGGAGGTACACCTGGCACATCTTCCAGTCCATCGAATACTCTGGGGAACAGGCTCAGATAAAG CTTTATAATTTCCTTGGTTACCTCATGGACAATTTTACACCATCAAGCAGTGAAA GAAATCTGATCTCACACATCTTCCGAGAAAATGAGGTTTGTCGTGATGTGGAGTGGGAGAGGTACTTCTGCTACAAGAACATTGAGGTGCCCGATATTTACTCCGGACCTCACCTGACCTTCCCTCTGACGGCGGAGCAGGCCGTCGGGTTGGTGGAGGCCTTCAGAAACAAGAAA CAGCTGCACTCGCGGTacgtcctccagctgctgcttgaGACGTGGAAACAGCTCCGGATGTTGCCAAATATCAACCGAATCTCCACCTGCCACAGCAAAGAAATCACCATCTGTG GTGATTTGCACGGACAACTGGAAGATCTGCTGCTCATTTTTTATAAG AGTGGTATGCCATCCTTGGAGAAGCCCTATTTATTTAATGGAGACTTTGTAGATCGAGGCAAAGACTCCATTGAGATCCTTATCATCTTGTTTGCATTCCTACTCGTCTACCCAAGTGACATCTACCTCAACAGAGGAAACCACGAGGACCATATTGTCAACCTGAG GTACGGCTTCACAAAGGAGGTATTGACAAAATACAAG ATGCATGGAAAACGGATCCTTAGGCTGCTGCAGAAGATCTTCAGCTGGTTGCCGTTAGCAACTGTGATTGACCAGAAGGTGCTGGTTCTCCATGGAGGGATCTCTGACGTCACAGACCTTGCTGTCCTAGCCAGACTGGACAGACATAAT TATGTTTCAGCTCTCAGGCCTCCAAAGAAGAGACACCAGAGCTCATCTGGGTTGTCCATAGACTCGGACATGGATGACGATGTTTTGTCCAACAACAAGATCTTCCAGCGCCGGGCATCCCTCACATTTCCCAAAGCCTTTGGAACCCGTGACAGCTTCCAGAACCGCTCGCTGCAGGATTTTTCCGAACGGATCAAAACAAATGTAGGGGAAGAGATCAAGAGGAAACAGtccatctttatttttgacACAGCAGAAAAAGACACGTGTCCGTCTGCATCCTGTGAGTCGGTGAACAGCGACAATTCAAAGGACGAGTGGAAACAG ATCCTCGACCTGCTGTGGAGCGATCCCATGATCCAGGATGGCTGCATACCCAACGAGGTGAGGGGCGGAGGCTGCTACTGGGGTCCTGACGTCACTGAGGACTTCCTTAACAAACACAATCTGCAGCTCATCATCCGCTCACACGAGTGTAAACAGGATGGTTATGAGTTCTGTCACAATCGTAAG GTCCTCACGCTGTTCTCGGCCTCAAACTACTATGATGTGGGAAGCAACAGGGGGGCTTACGTGAAGCTGGGTCCAGACCTCGTGCCTTACTTGATTCAGTACCAGGCCAGCAGCATGACCCGAGAGCTCAGCATGAGACAAAG TGTCGGACGAACCGAGCGCTCGGCCCTTAAAGTCCTGCGGGAGCAGTTGTTCGCGCACAAATCTGACCTCGTCTGTGCCTTCAAGAAGTATGACAGCGAGAACACAG GTCTGGTGTCCATGAGCGACTGGGCGTCTGCGGTGGAGAGTGTGATGCACCTGGGTCTGCCCTGGAGGATGCTGTGCTCTCAGCTGGTCGCCTCCAAGACCAGCGACGGCCTGATCGACTACCAGGAGTGGTTCAACGAGCTTGCCATCAAAGGACACAACATGGAC CACATCGACCAGAGCCTTCTAGAGACTTTATACCGCCACCGCTCCACCTTGGAAACCATCTTCCGAATTGTAGACACTGACAACTCAG GTTTCATCACAATCGAAGACTTCCGACAAACCTGGAAGCTGCTGAGTGTCTACCTCAAGATGGCGATCACAGACGAAGCCATCTCTGACCTGGCTATCACCATCGACAGCAACAAAGATGGTAGCATCGACATTGATGAGTTTATGGAAGCCTTCCGCCTCACGGACAAGAAGAGCCGGTTGGAGCGAGGGCGCAGCATGTTCATGGGCACGGCCACTGACCTCACCAAGCTGGAGGGAGACCCTAACATCTGA